The DNA region CGGCAGCCAGGTTCTGGGCATCCGGGAAGACGACGTGTGCTTCTCGGCCGCGAAGCTCTTCTTCGCCTACGGCCTGGGCAACGGCCTGTACTTCCCCTTCAGCGTCGGCGCCACGGCGGTGTACCTGCCAGACCGGCCCTCCCCGGACGCGGTGTACCGCACCATTGCCGCGGCGCGGCCCAGCCTGTTCTTCGGCGTGCCGACCCTCTACGGCCAACTCCTGGAGGCCGAGGGCGCGATGGAGGGGGTGCGGCTGTGCGTCTCGGCGGGAGAGGCGCTGCCGGCCGACCTCCTCAAGCGCTGGCAGGACCGCTTCGGCGTCGAGATCATCGACGGCATCGGCTCCACGGAGATGGCCCACATCTTCATCTCGAACCAGCCCGGCAAGGTGCGGGCGGGGAGCACGGGCCGGCTCGTTCCCGGGTACCAGGCCCGCATCGTGGACGAGAGGCTCCGGGACGTGCCCCCGGGCGAGGTCGGCACCCTGCTCGTCCAGGGCGGCAGCGCCGCCGCCTCATACTGGAACAAGCGCGAGAAGACCCGGCAGACCATGCTCGGGCAGTGGCTGAACACCGGCGACAAGTTCTTCCAGGACGCCGACGGCTACTTCTTCTATGCCGGGCGCACCGACGACATGCTCAAGGTGGGGGGCATCTGGGTCTCCCCGGTGGAGGTGGAGGCCGCGGTCATCGAGCACCCGGCGGTGCTGGAGTGCGCGGTGGTGGGGCACCGGGACGCCGATACCCTGGTGAAGCCCAAGGCCTTCGTGGTGCTCAAGAAGGGCTTTGCGCCGTCCCCCGCCCTGGCCCGGGAGATCCAGGACCACGTCAAGCGCGGCCTCGCCCACTACAAGTTCCCCCGCTGGGTCGAGTTCGTGGAGGCCCTGCCCAAGACCGCCACCGGAAAGATCCGGCGGTTCGAGCTGCGCACCCTGGACGACCAGGCCGCGGCTGCCTGAGCGCACACCCCACACCGAGAGGAATGGCTACATGGCGCAGAAATCCCGTACCGCAGGCCGGCTCTTCCTGGCCGCCTTCCTGATCCTGACCCCGCTGGTCTGGTCTCCCCTGGGCTACGGGTCCTACGGACCCGCGTCCCGATGGCTGGGTATGCCCTCCTGGGCCGTGGTGGCGCTGGGGGCGAGCGCGCTCCTCTTCGCCCTGGAGTGGTACTTCCTGTTCCGCAGCGGCCAGGCCCTGGAGGACGAAGAAATGTCCGACCTCCTGCGCGACCTCCAGGCCGCCGGCCGCAATTCCCGGCAGCTGAAAGTCGAGGTGGACCGATGATCTCGGTGCTCATCATCGCCGCCATCTGCGTGGCGTCCACGGGGGCGGGGTACGTGGCCTTTCGCCGCGGGTTCACCCGCACGGCCGACGACTACTTCGTGGCCGGTTCGAGCCTGGGCTACTTCGTGCTCATCTTCAGCCTGCTCGCCTCCTTTCTGAGCGCGTTCTCCATGTTCGGGATGTCGAGCCTGGGGTACCGCACGGGCTTCGGCGCGCTCTACGTGCTGGCGGTGAACCTGGTGCCCCTCGGGTACCTCTGGTACTACATGCACAAGAAGACCTTCCTGCTGGGCAAGGTGCGGGGCTGGCAGTC from Thermodesulfobacteriota bacterium includes:
- a CDS encoding benzoate-CoA ligase family protein, with protein sequence MDTPQQLPERFNAADYFVDRNVREGRRDKVAVACEGRSMTYGDVQAGVNRFGNALRSLGVRMEERVALLLLDSEVYPQAFFGAIKIGAVPVCLNTLLRPKDYEYMLNDSRARVLVVDAALLPALASIRDRLEFVESVVVARGPVEGKDLPLGSLLAAQSSELAPAPTCRDDVCFWLYSSGSTGAPKGTVHLQGDMVCCAETYGSQVLGIREDDVCFSAAKLFFAYGLGNGLYFPFSVGATAVYLPDRPSPDAVYRTIAAARPSLFFGVPTLYGQLLEAEGAMEGVRLCVSAGEALPADLLKRWQDRFGVEIIDGIGSTEMAHIFISNQPGKVRAGSTGRLVPGYQARIVDERLRDVPPGEVGTLLVQGGSAAASYWNKREKTRQTMLGQWLNTGDKFFQDADGYFFYAGRTDDMLKVGGIWVSPVEVEAAVIEHPAVLECAVVGHRDADTLVKPKAFVVLKKGFAPSPALAREIQDHVKRGLAHYKFPRWVEFVEALPKTATGKIRRFELRTLDDQAAAA
- a CDS encoding DUF997 domain-containing protein — translated: MAQKSRTAGRLFLAAFLILTPLVWSPLGYGSYGPASRWLGMPSWAVVALGASALLFALEWYFLFRSGQALEDEEMSDLLRDLQAAGRNSRQLKVEVDR